CGGATTCGAGTTTTTCCGGGTCCCCGACGGCTTTAATAGTACAGGGGAAAAGAATTTCTTCCCCGTTAATGAGCGTCAAGTTCTGTTTATTCCAGAAAATGTTCGTCCAGGGGGTGATGCGCTGGTTGTTGACGGCGATACCTTCCGCCTGAGAAGCCCAGAGTTCGTTTATGATATCGACCAGATCGAGATAAACAAGCGGGGAATCAGTTGTAATGGTGATGGTAATGCCGGGTCCTGCTGTGGGATCTAATCCCAGAGCAGTTCTGAGCCGGGCAGACTCTTTCTTTAAACTTTCAGTGAGGGACTCGCCTGCGTCAACGTCAGCTTGCAGAGCGCGCTGTTGCCGGTCCAGCTCCCTCAATTCTTTTTCCAGTTCCCCCCTTTTATCGTGCAGTTTTTTCAGTACGAGAACAAGGTCGTCGGTCTTTTGGAGCGTCAGATCGCTTAGAAAGTTTTGCTGGGTCTGGAACTGGACCGAAAGGAGAAAACCCAGAAAGAGAAATGCAATAAAGACAGGGAGCTGCCACCTCCTGATATTATCCATTTTTTTCTCCTCCTGTTGATGAAAGATGCCGTTTTTGTAACCAGGCTGTGAGGACTTCCCTCCGGATAATGGCAAGGTTTTGGAAAAGCCGGACCCCGAAAACGAAAACTGCTGCCAGGTAAAGATCAACCCCGAGTCGATCTCCCAGGTAAGCCAGGAGCGCGGCAAGCAGGGCGTTGGTGAAAAAACCGGTGAGGAGAACCGTACCGTCAAATTTTTCTTCGAGG
Above is a window of Bacillota bacterium DNA encoding:
- a CDS encoding DUF881 domain-containing protein, which produces MDNIRRWQLPVFIAFLFLGFLLSVQFQTQQNFLSDLTLQKTDDLVLVLKKLHDKRGELEKELRELDRQQRALQADVDAGESLTESLKKESARLRTALGLDPTAGPGITITITTDSPLVYLDLVDIINELWASQAEGIAVNNQRITPWTNIFWNKQNLTLINGEEILFPCTIKAVGDPEKLESGLRLLGGVLDDLAIYKVYPVIKRVDRIELPAASPPALNCLQPKAQT
- a CDS encoding small basic family protein gives rise to the protein MWLPLLGLLIGIGIGSALAFPIPGAYVKYLSVAVLAALDSAFGGLKAILEEKFDGTVLLTGFFTNALLAALLAYLGDRLGVDLYLAAVFVFGVRLFQNLAIIRREVLTAWLQKRHLSSTGGEKNG